A window of the Oscillospiraceae bacterium NTUH-002-81 genome harbors these coding sequences:
- a CDS encoding zinc dependent phospholipase C family protein, translated as MPAAYAHYVFGQKVLRELPRDLQERIKDYLPLYHIGLHGPDILFYYEPLHANEVNQLGTKMHNENADAFFERAKQLIMSASGEEKMAMEAYIAGFICHFMLDSECHGYIAEKMAESEISHSEIETEFDSMLMRKKGLDPHTRNAALHLVVNKNCAQIIAPFFDLKPKQILKAVSSMKRYHQLLLVPKKPKRLLIDTALKISGNYDTMHGMMVNEEPNPHCVDSNWELFRRLKNAVEPCEELIEEYLDVCNGTQTLNERFSRNYE; from the coding sequence ATGCCGGCTGCTTATGCACATTATGTATTTGGACAAAAGGTTTTACGGGAACTTCCGAGAGATTTACAGGAGCGGATCAAGGATTATCTGCCCCTTTACCATATCGGCCTGCACGGGCCCGATATTCTGTTTTATTATGAGCCGCTGCACGCCAACGAGGTGAACCAGCTGGGAACGAAGATGCACAATGAGAATGCGGACGCCTTTTTTGAGCGGGCAAAGCAGCTGATCATGTCTGCATCCGGGGAAGAGAAGATGGCCATGGAGGCGTATATCGCCGGATTTATCTGCCATTTCATGCTGGACAGCGAGTGCCACGGCTACATTGCGGAGAAAATGGCGGAGAGTGAGATCAGCCATTCCGAGATCGAGACGGAATTTGACAGCATGCTCATGCGCAAGAAAGGACTGGATCCCCATACGAGAAATGCAGCGCTGCATCTGGTGGTGAACAAGAACTGCGCCCAGATCATCGCGCCGTTTTTTGATCTGAAACCGAAGCAGATCTTAAAGGCCGTGAGCTCCATGAAGCGGTATCATCAGCTGCTGCTTGTGCCGAAGAAACCCAAGCGCCTGCTCATCGACACCGCGCTGAAGATCAGCGGCAATTATGACACCATGCACGGCATGATGGTCAATGAGGAGCCCAACCCTCACTGTGTGGACAGCAACTGGGAGCTGTTCCGCCGCCTGAAAAATGCGGTGGAGCCCTGCGAGGAGCTGATCGAGGAGTATCTGGACGTGTGCAACGGCACCCAGACGCTGAACGAGCGCTTTTCGAGAAATTATGAATAG
- a CDS encoding MFS transporter translates to MEKDRLTKLEKYWILYDVGNSAFTLLVATIIPIYFNYLAGLEGISEVNYLAFWGYASSIATLLVAFLGPVFGTLADTKGFKKPIFLGSLLVGVGGLCVLSVPMGFVAFLVIFIIAKVGYSCSLVFYDAMLSDVTTPERMDRVSSQGYAWGYIGSCVPFIASLAVVLFSGLPMQTGMGIAFFINGAWWLLTTVPLLKNYEQIHYEPRKPHAVAESFRRLLRVFQEIRGERKIFLFLIAFFFYIDGVYTIIDMATAFGSALGFTSTTLLLALLLTQIVAFPCALLFGWLAPKYENGTLIRICIVAYGAIALFAVQLDKSWEFWFLAVCVGMFQGGIQALSRAYFAKIIPAEKSGEYFGLYDIFGKGAAFMGTTLVGFGAQLTGSLNIGVSVIFVLFVIGFLLFEKAVRA, encoded by the coding sequence ATGGAAAAAGACAGGCTGACGAAGCTGGAAAAATACTGGATCCTTTATGATGTGGGCAATTCGGCGTTCACCCTGCTGGTGGCAACGATCATTCCCATTTATTTCAATTATCTGGCGGGGCTGGAGGGCATCTCCGAGGTAAATTATCTGGCCTTCTGGGGCTATGCATCCTCCATTGCCACGCTGCTGGTGGCTTTCCTGGGGCCGGTGTTCGGCACCCTGGCGGACACGAAGGGGTTCAAGAAGCCGATTTTTCTGGGCAGCCTGCTGGTGGGCGTGGGGGGCCTGTGCGTCCTTTCGGTGCCCATGGGATTCGTGGCGTTTCTCGTCATTTTCATCATTGCCAAGGTGGGCTATTCCTGCAGCCTGGTCTTTTATGACGCCATGCTTTCGGATGTGACCACGCCGGAGCGGATGGATCGGGTGTCCTCCCAGGGCTATGCCTGGGGCTATATCGGCAGCTGCGTGCCCTTTATCGCCAGCCTGGCGGTGGTGCTGTTTTCCGGGCTTCCCATGCAGACGGGCATGGGCATTGCCTTTTTCATCAATGGCGCCTGGTGGCTGCTGACGACGGTGCCGCTGCTGAAAAATTATGAGCAGATCCACTATGAGCCGAGAAAACCCCATGCGGTGGCAGAGAGCTTCCGGCGGCTGCTCCGGGTATTCCAGGAGATCCGTGGTGAACGGAAGATTTTCCTGTTCCTCATCGCGTTTTTCTTCTATATTGATGGCGTGTACACGATCATCGACATGGCGACGGCTTTCGGCAGTGCCCTGGGATTTACTTCCACGACACTGCTGCTGGCGCTGCTGCTGACCCAGATTGTGGCCTTTCCCTGCGCCCTGCTGTTTGGCTGGCTGGCGCCCAAGTATGAAAACGGCACGCTGATCCGTATCTGCATCGTGGCCTACGGTGCCATCGCGCTGTTTGCAGTCCAGCTGGACAAATCCTGGGAGTTCTGGTTCCTGGCGGTGTGCGTGGGCATGTTCCAGGGCGGTATCCAGGCACTGTCCCGGGCCTATTTTGCAAAAATCATTCCGGCGGAAAAATCGGGGGAATATTTTGGACTGTACGATATTTTCGGAAAAGGCGCCGCCTTTATGGGAACTACCCTGGTGGGTTTTGGCGCTCAGCTGACGGGCAGTCTGAATATCGGTGTCTCCGTGATCTTTGTCCTGTTTGTCATCGGTTTCCTGCTTTTTGAAAAAGCAGTGCGGGCATAA